The Podarcis raffonei isolate rPodRaf1 chromosome Z, rPodRaf1.pri, whole genome shotgun sequence genome segment TCCATTCTCcctcggaactccctgccacttgaacaCAGAAAAATCACAAGAAATGCAGCAAAACGCGTCCGTTTCTCGTTCTTGccagtggaactccctgccacttgaaccCAGAAACATTGCACAAACTGCAGCCAAACGGAGCCCATGTCTGGTGTTATTTGTCTGTTCTTCCCagcggaactccccgccacttgAACACAGAAAAAGCGCCAGAAATGCAGCAAAACGGAGCCCATTTCTAGTCTTTTTTTGCCCGTTCTTcccagtggaactccctgccacttgaaccTAGAAACGTCCCACAAAATGCAGCAAATGGGCGCCCCTTCCTGCTCTTTTCCTGTCCATTCTCcctcggaactccctgccacttgaaccCAGAAACATTGCACAAACTGCAGCCAAACGGAGCCCATTCCTGGTCTTTTTTTGTCCGTTCTGcccagtggaactccctgccacttgaacaCAGAAAAAGCGCAAGAAATGCAGCAAAACGCGTCTGTTTCTCGTTCTTcccagtggaactccctgccacttgaaccCAGAAACGTCCCACAAACGGCAGCCAAACGGAGCCCATCTCTGGTCTTTTTTTGTCCGTTCtcccttggaactccctgccacttgaaccTAGAAACGTCCCACAAACCGCAGCAAATGGGCGCCCGTTCCTGCTCTTTTCCTCTCCGTTCTCCcccggaactccccgccacttgCCTCCGCTACATCAGCTCATCCAGCAAGTTGGGACTGGCCACCCAGTCCAGCGTCCTGGGTTCGGATCCGGCCATGATCATGCAGAGGAACTGCTTGCCCGTCCTCTTGTCGACGGGATAGATGGTGGTGGGCGTGAAACGGCGCCCGCTTTCGACGAACGCCACCAGGCGCCCGTACACCTCCGGGAACTCGCGCCGCAGCGCCACGCCCCGGGCGCGCAGCTCCCTCTGGACGTGGACGAAGCACACCTCCCGCGCCCGCCGGTCCTCCTGGTCGCCGGCGCCCGGCGGCGGCGTCAGAATCAGCGTCTCCATCTCGGCGCCCGGTGCCGGCGCCACCGCCGCCAGCGCCACCTTACCGTGCTGGCGCGCCGCCGGGTGCCCCTCGCCCGCCGCCACCGTCACGTTCAGCACGAAGCACTCCGCCGGGTCGTACTCCTCCCCGGCGCGCTGCAGCTCCCGGGCGTAGGCGCCCAGCTTCCCGGCGTGCGCGCCCACTTCGCGCAGGGAGAGGTACGTTGGCGGCGCCGCCGCGGCGCCCAGTCCGGCGCGGAGGAAgtcctcggcggcggcggcgcccggGAATCCGAGGAAGAGGACGCCGCGCCCGCGGGAGAGGAATCCGACCCGCGCCAGGCGGGAGAAGGCCCGGTGCGCCGCGGCGTCCTCCCGGGAGAACCGTAGCGCGTTGCGGCAGGCGCTGGCGGCGCGCCCGGCGGCGCAGCGCTCCTTGTGGCGGCGCCAGTCCTGGCGCCGGCAGTGGCGCGAGCAGTAGAGGGTGCGGCAGCTGTGGCAGGACTTGAAGTAGAGGCAGGCGTGAAACATAGTTTCCGTGCGCCCGCAGCGGGCGTTGGAGCACATGACGTCGTCCTCGTCGGTGCTGGCGTCCGGCGAGCTGGCGCCCGGCGTCTCCGCCGCGTCGGCGCCCGGTTTGTAGTCGATCACCAGGTCGGTGATCAGCTGGTCCAGCTGCTCCAGGCTGCGTTGGCGCGCCGGCGCCGGGCGCCCGGTGATCTCGTTGTCGGTGATTGTGATCTCCGGCGTCACGAACCAGGCGCCGCGCCCGGCGGCGCCCGTTTTTTCCAGCAGCGAGTTCTCCGAGAGGGAGAGCGCGGCGTAGCGTTTCGGGGAGCTGGAGAGCGTCACCACCACGGGCGCCGGGCGCCGGGTGTCGGGCGGCGCCGGGTGGCGCGCTAGAATGTTCTCGTAGCTGCGCCCGCGCCACAGCGGCTGGTCCGGGCGCCCGCGCGGCGCCAGGATGTCGTCCCACGACTTGGAGTGGCTGCGCGCTTCCGTTCCCAGGCGCGGCGCCTGCCAGGAGGGTTGGGTGGCGCCTGGTGGGTAGGGCACCGCCACCGGGCGCCAGGCGCCGTACGGGTGAGGGTATGTCCGCGAGACGGGCGCCGGGACGGGTGGCGCGGCGCCGTAAAAGTGGGGCGCGGCGCCGTAAAAGGGCGGCGCGGCGCCGTCAAATGCGGCGCCGTCGAATGTTGGCGCGGCGCCGTAAAACGGGGAAACGTAGTTCCGGCCGGGCGCCTCCCGGACAGGTTGGGCGTCCAGGAAG includes the following:
- the AJM1 gene encoding apical junction component 1 homolog codes for the protein MTRTHPPDLLRHVQTAPPFPCAMSAAAPFHKRHCRSFDFLEWLDDEPPAARRGREAPRDPAPRARSKSAGRHANELHPVKLQPQRSRISPFQHGANPPPANAPRRRLDIKPDPPPRYVSPARSGLTVPGAWRPSRTPTPSDTYEDRPPGDAYDPNPQPAPLQVFYAGDGGYAPVRTNYVSPFLDAQPVREAPGRNYVSPFYGAAPTFDGAAFDGAAPPFYGAAPHFYGAAPPVPAPVSRTYPHPYGAWRPVAVPYPPGATQPSWQAPRLGTEARSHSKSWDDILAPRGRPDQPLWRGRSYENILARHPAPPDTRRPAPVVVTLSSSPKRYAALSLSENSLLEKTGAAGRGAWFVTPEITITDNEITGRPAPARQRSLEQLDQLITDLVIDYKPGADAAETPGASSPDASTDEDDVMCSNARCGRTETMFHACLYFKSCHSCRTLYCSRHCRRQDWRRHKERCAAGRAASACRNALRFSREDAAAHRAFSRLARVGFLSRGRGVLFLGFPGAAAAEDFLRAGLGAAAAPPTYLSLREVGAHAGKLGAYARELQRAGEEYDPAECFVLNVTVAAGEGHPAARQHGKVALAAVAPAPGAEMETLILTPPPGAGDQEDRRAREVCFVHVQRELRARGVALRREFPEVYGRLVAFVESGRRFTPTTIYPVDKRTGKQFLCMIMAGSEPRTLDWVASPNLLDELM